One Vicia villosa cultivar HV-30 ecotype Madison, WI linkage group LG5, Vvil1.0, whole genome shotgun sequence genomic window, attatgatgttttgttgcttatgaatgcataacattgattaattgagaatgagactcacccttacttgttgacatttttcagaatgaggagtagcggcattagtgctcggtgaggatgactcgtagagtttatccgttgttttgggtagtgtcggtcatgctctgatcttgtaacactgggggacgatagttatagagatttatgagagttatctattttatttggtgttggattatgtttccatttggttatgttgatgatgtttcttattccgctgtgataaacataattgtgtttttggtaaatcgtttcctaataaagcatgacttgaccatgattgatttatttattttaaatactgtggcacccttgtgtttatgtttttactctgatatatttatttaaattaccgcggggtttagaagggtgttacagagggAGTGAAGAAGGTTCCAAACCCTTATCCATGAATCTTCTCTCCTACAATATTAGAGGTGGGGGCACTCTTTCGAAGAGGAAGAGAGTGAGTTTTCTTGTACAGTCTTTCAGCATTGATATTTGCTTCATTCAAGAAACCAAATTACCTTGTTTTAATGAGACTTTTGCGAAGAATTTTTGGGGCAGCAGTGGTGTAGAGTGGACTGCTTCTAATTCGTTAGGAGCAGCGGGAGGTATGGTGATTCTTTGGAGGAAGGATTCTTTGTCTCTCAATTTCAGTTTTATTGGTAAAGGATATGTGGGCATAAATTTTTTGTGGAAAGGAGTTGTTCATAACCTTGTAAACGTGTACGCACTGTGTAGTGTGGCGGAAAGAAGGGTTTTGTGGAGGTCTTTActggagagaaaaagaaagagtggTAATGAGGAATGGTGTGTAGTGGGAGATTTTAATGAAATTGTGAGAAGGGAAGAAAGAAAAGGGGAAGGTTTTTGTTATAATGCAAGAGGGATGACGGAGTTTCGTGAGTTCATTGAGAATATGGAGTTGGAGGACATTCATTGTGTTGGAGGGAAGTTTACGTGGTTCAAAGATAACGGGAAGGCTATGAGTAGATTGGATAGGTTCCTAGTCTCGAGAAAGATGATAGATTTGTGGGGTGTGTTGGATCAAAGGATTTAAAGGAGAGATATTTCGGATCATGCTCCAATCCGGTTGTGTGTTGGTGTGATGGATTGGGGGCCTAAACCTTTTATGTTCAATAATGCTTGGTTCAAACACAACGATTTCAAGACTTTTGTTAAGGAGGAATGGGGGAAGTTATGTGTTACCGGAAGGGGAGATTTCATTTTATTTGAAAAGCTTAAACAATTGAAATTTCGTCTTCGGGAGTGGAATAGGGAAGTGTTCGGTTGGATAGACTTGAAAATTAAAGAGGAGGTGGATAATGTTAACGACTTGGATCTTTTGTTGGTGGAGTGTTTGGGTGAGAATGTGGAAGACTTGGTAGTTAGAAGGAGAGAGGCAACAAAGGAGGTTTTGAATAATTTACAATTGAAGGAGAGTATGCTTAGATTAAAGTCTAGGCAATTGTGGATGCATGAGGGAGATAGAAATTCAAGCTTCTTTCATAATTCTATCAAGGAAAGACAAAGAAGGAAAGTGATTTCGGTGTTGGAGGGGACGAATGGAACAGTTGAGggtgttgaaaatattaagaaggAGATTTTTAGCTATTTCGAAGCTTTCTTCAAAGAAGAAAATGTCAAGAGGCCGATTCCGGAGGATTTATCTTTTGGTTGTTTGAATGAGGGTGATTCGTCGTGGCTTGAGAGACCTTTTTCGGAGGATGAGATCAAGGATGCCGTGTGGGCTTGTGATGGCAATAAGAGTCCCGGGCCGGATGGTTACTCTCTTGAGTTCTTCAAAGGTAATTGGGAAGTGGTAAAAGGAGATGTAGGTAGAGttgttttggatttttatgacaAGGCAAGGCTCACGAAAGGGTGTACTTCTTCTTTTATTACCTTAATTCCTAAAGTAATAAATCCTCAATCTCTTTCCGAGTTTAGACCAATTTGTTTAGTTGGAAGCATTTACAAGATTATCTCAAAACTCTTGGCGGCTAGATTGAAATGTGTTATTGGGAAACTTGTTTCGAGCAATCAATCGGCTTTTGTCCCTAATAGGAGTATCTTGGACGGTGTTCTTGTTGTGAATGAGGTGATGGATTTTgctaaaagagagaaaagaagttGTGTGGTTCTAAAGGTAGACTTCGAAAAGGCCTATGACCATGTTAGTTGGAATTTCATGAGATTTGTCTTGGTGCGGATGGGGTTTGGAGAAAGATGGATGAGATGGATGGAATGTTGTATTTTCTCTAGTAGTATGTCCGTTCTCGTTAATGGGAGCACGACGAAAGATTTCAAGGTTGAGAAAGGGTTTCGTCAAGGGGACCCTTTGTCTCCCTTTCTATT contains:
- the LOC131604562 gene encoding uncharacterized protein LOC131604562, whose amino-acid sequence is MNLLSYNIRGGGTLSKRKRVSFLVQSFSIDICFIQETKLPCFNETFAKNFWGSSGVEWTASNSLGAAGGMVILWRKDSLSLNFSFIGKGYVGINFLWKGVVHNLVNVYALCSVAERRVLWRSLLERKRKSGNEEWCVVGDFNEIVRREERKGEGFCYNARGMTEFREFIENMELEDIHCVGGKFTWFKDNGKAMSRLDRFLVSRKMIDLWGVLDQRI